TTCGTTAGTGGTAGAAAGTTGTTTTTGAATCATTTCGTTGCTTCTATCTAAACCACCCCTCATTTCTTGTCGGGTTGCCGAAAGTTCTTGTTGGGTGGTTTTAATCAGCTCTGCCACCTGACTTAAAGGATTTTCTTTCGCTTCCTGCATTCTCTTTAATTCTTTTAGTTGATAAATAATAAAGATCAACAAACCTGTCAGAAAAGCAATTAAGATGTAGATCAAACTGGTCATCTGTTTATTTTAGCATTTTTTTGAATTTTGAAAATATTTAAAATTTTATTTTTCCAAACTGCCAATAAGGGCAATCCTAAAAAACCATAGATAATCAAACCCAACAATCTAATTAAAAAAGCTTTAAAATAGCCAGAATAATAAAAGCGGTATTTTTTAATCAAGACAAGAGATTTTCTTAGCTGCTCTTTTTTATATTTTCGACTGATACGATGGTGATGAAGACAACGCGCGCCGTAAAAATTAAGAATGGCGATTTTACCAATCGTGCCTAATTTTAAAATTAAATCGTAATCTTCAATATATCTTTCACTTTCTTTTTCACTATAACCACCTAATTTTAAAATCGCTTCTTTGCGAAATAAAATAGTTGAAGTGAGGAAGAGATTGTTTCTTAAAATTTTTTTTCTTATCTCTTCATCCAATCCGGTTTGATTGATTCGATAAAGTTCTCGATAATTCTTATCAACAATGATGGCTTTGGTACCTACTAAAACATAATCAGGATTTTTTTCTAAAAATTCAACCTGTTTTCTTAATTTCTCACAATCAAGCCACTCATCGTCATCATCGAGCCGAGCAATCAATGCACCCTGCGCCTCTTTTAATCCTCTGTTGGCTGATTGCTGAATGCCGAGATTTTTTTTATTTTTTAAAACAACAATTCTGTGATCTTTTTTTGCCCATTGATTAATAATTTGAAAAGTATTGTCTGTCGAACCATCATCCACTATTATTAATTCAAAATTATTAAAACTTTGAGCGAGGACACTTTTTATCGCTCGCTCAATAAATTGACTGCCGTTATAG
This sequence is a window from Patescibacteria group bacterium. Protein-coding genes within it:
- a CDS encoding glycosyltransferase; this encodes MPKVSIILSTYNGSQFIERAIKSVLAQSFNNFELIIVDDGSTDNTFQIINQWAKKDHRIVVLKNKKNLGIQQSANRGLKEAQGALIARLDDDDEWLDCEKLRKQVEFLEKNPDYVLVGTKAIIVDKNYRELYRINQTGLDEEIRKKILRNNLFLTSTILFRKEAILKLGGYSEKESERYIEDYDLILKLGTIGKIAILNFYGARCLHHHRISRKYKKEQLRKSLVLIKKYRFYYSGYFKAFLIRLLGLIIYGFLGLPLLAVWKNKILNIFKIQKNAKINR